A DNA window from Camelina sativa cultivar DH55 chromosome 17, Cs, whole genome shotgun sequence contains the following coding sequences:
- the LOC104758989 gene encoding uncharacterized protein LOC104758989 has protein sequence MLFSLLDQKMESKERELQCPLSIWRRFYDFVVKLLATQALKKETLGQRHTLGKVESKKENSDIGSNIISTVEENMVTNETVSVDGEQVELCVPKEKAPRKIVSIKDEVDEIRISSRRIKKRTSKGSFSSFDDEHEVVSLKPLKSILRKDSGVSKDL, from the coding sequence atgctTTTCTCTCTACTCGATCAAAAAATGGAAAGCAAAGAACGAGAACTTCAGTGTCCTCTCAGTATTTGGAGACGATTCTACGATTTCGTGGTGAAGTTATTAGCTACACAGGccttgaagaaagaaacactTGGCCAACGACATACACTTGGTAAAGTTGAATCAAAGAAGGAAAATTCTGATATTGGCTCTAATATCATAAGTACTGTTGAAGAAAACATGGTTACAAATGAAACGGTATCAGTCGATGGGGAACAAGTAGAATTATGTGTCCCAAAAGAAAAGGCTCCAAGAAAAATTGTGAGCATAAAGGATGAAGTTGATGAGATACGCATAAGTTCAAGGAGAATCAAGAAGAGGACATCGAAAGGAAGTTTTAGCTCCTTCGATGATGAGCATGAGGTTGTGTCTTTGAAACCATTGAAATCGATTCTAAGAAAGGATTCAGGAGTAAGCAAAGATCTatga